The DNA window ACAGCTGGTGAAGCATGTGCACTACTTAATCTTGCTAACTGTTTATCATCACGAGGAAGATTTGAAGAGGCAGTTCCATATTATGAGCATTATCTTATGTTGTCTCAGGAATTACATGATGTAGAAGGAGAAGCTAAGGCATGCCATTTTTTAGGATATGCACATTATTGTTTAGGGAACCATAGAGAGGCAGTGAGATATTATGATCAAGATTTGGCCTTAGCCAAAGATTTGCAAGATAAATCTGGAATGGGAAGAGCATATTGTAATTTAGGATTAGCACATTTAGCTTTAGAAAATTTGGATACTGCCTTGGAatgtcaaaaatattatttgggTAAGAATACACTATTGGATTATATTTTAAGATCATTTCACCATGGTATATTATAGGATAAACTGAATATTTGTCTACTTAAATGTAGCCATAGCCCATATGACCAAACACTTAGCCGGTAAATTTCGGGCTTTGGGAAATATTGGGGATTGTCTTTTACGCCTTGGCGAAGCAGAAGAAGCTATTAAAATGCATCAACGTCAATTAAACTTAGCACGACAAGCAGCTGATCGTAGTTTAGAAGCGGCTGCTTATGGAGCTTTAGGAATTGCTCATAGAGCAACAAAGAATCTTGACAAAGCTCTTGGGTTTCATACACAAGAACTTACATTAAGACAAGAAGCTGGTGATTTACGAGGGGAATGTAGAGCTCATGGTAATTTAGGTGCTGTTCATATGGCATTAGGTCAATACACACATGCTGTTAAGTGTTATCAAGAACAATTAGAAAGAGCAAAGGAATTGGCAGATTCTGGTGTTGAAGCACAAGCATTAGGtacaaattaaacaaaaaaacatattaataagattaatggttcaatataacattagttttttacattttataggAAATTTGGGAATAGCTAGACTAAATATGGCTCATTACGAAGATGCAATTGGATATTTTGAACAACAATTAGCAACTTTAGAACCATTGACTACAGGTACATCTTTACTTGACAAAGCTAGAGCATTGGGAAACTTAGGCGATTGTTATGAAGCCTTGGGAGATCCAGAAGAAGCTATTAAATGTCATGAACAACAATTAGCTGCGGCTATAAAACTAAAAAGTATAAGAGATCAAGAAAGAGCATATAGAGGTTTAGGAAGAGCTCGCGAAGCATCGGGAAATTTACAAGAAGCTTTAGtttgttttgaaaaaagattAGTAACTGCACACGAAGTCGATAGTCCAGAAGCAAGAGGTGCAGCTTATGGTGATTTAGGtttgtattatattcaatgaaatgtttcaataaaatatttatatgcgatcttagaatagaaaatatgtcttctattttctttacaGGTAGAGTACATGCAGCATTAGGAAATCATGAACAAGCTGTTAGTTGTTTGTCACATCAACTTGCTCTTGCTAGAGGTCTTGGTGATAAAGCTGCTGAAGCTGAAGCTGCTAGTGGATTAGGGGCTGTTCATTTATTAATGGATGATCCTAATTCAGCATTGAGACATCATCAGTTAGAACTTTCTATTGCTGAAGGCTTAAATGCTGCTGGATTACAAGCCAGAGCTTGTGCAAATTTGGCTATGACTCAGGAAGCCCTCGGTCAATATGAGGAGGCAATAAGATTACAAGAACAATCATTAAGCTTAGCTGCTGCAGCTGGAGATCAATTAGCCAGAGCAGCAGCGTTTTCCAGTTTAGGAAGATTACATCATTTATGTGGTGATTTATCAAGGGCTTTAAGTTATTTACAATCAGGATTATCTTTATCTGAAGGTTtaggaaggagagaagaagcaGCTAGGTTAAAATATAGACTTGGTCTTGTTCATTGGGAAGCTGGAGAAGCAACAACTTCTGTAGAACATTTGGAAAAGGCTGCAAATCTTTTAGAATCATTAGATGGATCATCTTCATCTCTCATTTGTGGACAACCTAGCAAAAACGAGCTATTAACGGAAACGTATAGAATGTTGCAAAAAGTATTGATTAGTTTAAATAGAGCAGAGGAAGCATTAAATTGGGCAGAAAGATCTAGACGATCTAGAACTAATTCTTTGGATGATACAGCTCATTATTCAGAAATTATTGACAGACAAAGAGGAATGATATTGTATTATaggtataaatattaatagatattaatattgctaatgtgaaaaaaaaataataaaaaactaaaatctcaaataagataaatttacaattttagtGAAGTGGGTAATGAGCTGCATGCATGGTGTTTAGCTCCAGGTCGAGGACTTTTAAGGTTTCATTCAACAACATTGGACGATGGTATGACTTTAGAACAGAAAGTGTTACAAGCTCGTGAAGCACTTTTAGACGAATCCAATGAGCTCGCGGAAGAATCAACAAAAATACCAACGAGAGGGCATCATCTTAATGCGAGTTCTTATAGTTTAAGCAGTTTATTTAGCGTTGGCTCTGTTAGTTCACGAGCTGGAAGCGCACGTTGGGGACGAGGAGTTAAGGGACCTACATGGCAGTCACCATTGCCGATTCAGTTACTTTATGATTTACTCTTAGCACCATTCGAAGATTTATTGCCTCCTGTTAGAAAGGAACTTATTATGGTGGTCGAAAAGTCTCTCTATTTGGCACCATTTCCAGCTTTACAATCAAATCCAGGAGAGGATTATTTATgcgaaagattttctttattaatcgtACCATCGCTTGCAGCTCTTAAGAAAAGATCGAAAACTCCTATGCCCGAAGGTGGTGCTACTGTAGCTGCTCTAGTTGCAGGAAATCCTACTCTTCCAGAGGATATTAGAGAAGAATATGGATGGCCAGAAAGTGCAGCTTCTACTGAAACAGAATCTGAAATAGTCGCGGAACTTTTAGAAGCACGTGCTCTAATAGGTGAgtacattataataaataagtgtTCCTTTagttaaaataagaaaacacacacacacacacacacacatatatgttcAATTTTTAAGGCGTGGAAGCTACAAGATCAGCAGTTTTAAGATCTCTACCAGATGCAGAATGTGTACATTTAACTGTACCAGTTTTTTGGAATTCTACTAGTCTAGCACTTACGTCTGATCAATGTGAAGAAGGAACTGAAAAACCAGCTTATTTGTTAAGTTCTTCGGATATTCTAAAATTACGAATATCTGCTAGATTAGTGGTAATATCCAGTGGTCATTGTTGGAACAGTACTGAAAACACGGCTCCTTCATCAGACGGGATACAAAATCTTACAAAAGCATTATTAAATGCTGGAGCACAGTGTGTATTAATAGGCATGTGGGCAGTTCCTCCTACAGCTGGTAGCATTTTATTGCGAGCATTTTATAGTGCCATGTTACAAGGTGCTAGGGCATCAAGAGCTTTAGCTGAAGCAATGCAAACAGTACAACATACACGACATTTTGCTCATCCAGCAAATTGGGCAGGATGGTTACTTATTGGAGGAGATGCAAGATTATCAAATAAGGTAGCTCTTATGGGCCAGGCGCTAGCTGAATTATTACGTGGAGGACCTGAACAAAGTCGAGATGCTTTACGCGTCACTCTTCACTTAGTAGAAAAATCATTACAAAGAATACATCGTGGTCAAAAGAATGCCATGTATACGACGCAACGTAGtattgaaaataaagtagGAACGGCTGCTGGTTGGCGAGAACTTTTAATGTCGGTAGGATTCAGATTTGAGCCAGCTGGAAATGGTATACCATCTTCTGTATTCTTCCCACAAAGTGATCCTGAAGAAAGATTAACAAGATGTAGTGCTAGCTTACAAGCTCTTCTAGGATTAGGACCATCATCATTACATGCTCTAGCTAGGCTTTTGcaggtaaaaaataaaatttcttaataaacataaagtattctatttattataaatatataatatctataatatataggcCCCGGAAGCGGCAGAAGACGTTATTGCTGCAATGAGAAGAGCTAGTTGTGCAACTGAAGGACAGGAAATCTCTTTACCTGTACAAGTTTGGAGAGCACCTGGATCTCATGAATTGTTTGCAAGTTTAGGATTTGATCTTATGGAAGTTGGCCAATCTGAAGTTACTTTAAGAACAGGAAAACAAGCTTCGCGTAGAGCCGTGCAATTTGCTTTGCAAGCACTTCTTGCTTTATTTGGTAATAATCCTATTTTACTTGTGTCTTGATATTTAATGTTACAAATCTAATGAAACTTTTTTGATATCAGATACACAAGAAGCCCCAAAGAGTCTTAGCATAGATTCTAGCAGTTCGATGGAAAGCTTAGCATCAGTTGCAAATactgaaaaaaatgttatagaaCGGCCTAGATTAGGAGGAGCGTTTGCAAGTTACGTACGGCATCGTGGAGAACCAGATGGAAAAACTATGGAACCACCAAATATTCCAATAACTATATCTCGTCAACAATGTCAAAGTGGTGGAggtaaattgttattaattctaatttatatttacttattattacattatattttcacAAATTTCACATGCTTTTTATAGGTGAATCAGATGTGGCTTTTACACCTAGTCCTCCAGTAGCACTTAATTTGAATCATCAAACGcgtattagaaatttatatccTGATCAAAATGTAAGACCAGGATCAAGTTCAAGTAGTTCAGTAACTGATTGGGATAATGGTCATGCTACTGTTTTAAGACGGCAACCGCTGCCACCTTTACCAACTACTGTATTAGAACGATTAAGTGTTAGAACAGAAGTTGGATCTAACGCTCCAAGAAAGCCACGACATCCTACAACTAATGAAGATATATGTTCTCAAACTGATTCCACCCAGGCTACAGAAACACATCCACAAAACTTAAGAAATATAGCTACATCTTTAACGAGTTTAACACGCGAATTAACACCTACTATTTCTGAAGTATACCATGAACGAAATTTAGGATTAGGACTGGCTCCatctttatcaaaattattggaAGAAGTGAGTTCTGTGcctgaaagagaagaaattcaAACATCAAGGACAAATCACAATCAAACTCAAAATTGGATACAAAATGATACAGAATTATGTCGGAGGGATGAGGCTGATGGTAGATCTATTGCTGAATCACAGTGTAGTGCTACCAGCTCTAACAAAATTCATAGGAAGGCACCACCACCTCcagtataatttttcttttatttatatattatatttataagtactatgtgagagagagagagagagagagagagagagagagagagagagagagagagaaagagaaagagagagagaaagagatatatatatatatatatagagagagagtaatcCTGGATAATAGTACTGGGTACCAAAGAATGgaacatattaattttaatcagaGATTATcaagtttttattaaaataatatcaaaaagttCAAGATAATCcaaaataaacatattgaTTAGATACTTAATTTTGTTTTGGTAGTTGCATGCAAAAAATGTACTATATTATccttaagaatatataaagatataaagttATAGTAAGATTCATTAAGATAATTCACATGCAATACTCGTTtctaataacaatttattcatttatatacctTGATTCATTCATCGTGTTTCAATATACAGTATTGCATTTCCcagtaatttatatataatgcatatatcttaattttgttcttttagtTAGAATTATTCCACTCaattgtgtatttttttttctttttcttttttcctatttttttatttattttttttttttatttttttttatttttttttttttttttatgtaaaattgtTCTCAAACAACAATTGTGTATTATGGAAGAGTTAAGCTATTTTAtgctttacatttttttttacagtattttatataaataaattttgttatagaaatttatttaaattattaatgatcaaACCTTCCAAAGATTGGAAAGgaatgttttaatataaattcatttcaataataaaaaaaatgtacaatttttttaaagaatgcTAATAAAGTTTCAAACGCCCAGTTACTAAGTTTACCAAATGCGCTGGCCCAGGGCCCACTCCACATACAGTTCTACTTCCTGGAGCTACTTGTGTGCGTCCTGCATCTTGTATTACATTTGTTATTAGACCAGCATCTCTGGCTGCTTTTGCTATTGCTCTTAGTTCATCTTCATTATTCAcctaaacattattttttcattaactacctttttataattattgtataaaaataacacaatGTGTCTATTTATGTTTTCGGTTAGCGAATTAGATTATATATGTGACATGTATTTGTgccgaaaaaatataataaagggaaaatattgttatgttatattatattcatattatattttactatacATTCACATTATGTTGAAGAATATTatctaataagaattatatgagcTCTTATATATGAGTTTTAGAGAGCTAAAAAgcatataacaaattatacaAATCTATTTACAAAATAGCATTAAACAGAGAtgcaaaaaattgtttttccttttgtgaattattaatttttcaattaaaaaagttcattaaaaattataactgtAATTTTAGTTATAAACGACAATACCTTGACAGTGACTTTTATTTGACCAGAATTTTCCCAAGCTTTTAAAATAGGTGGATACTTTTGAGCAATTTTATAAGCTGCTACAGCCGCATGTGCACATTGAGCCACAACTTTTCCTTTACCCATTTTTAAATCACTTCTTACAACTAATACTAATTTGCAATCTTGGTTATCATCGAACTCTGAATATGcctaaataaaatcattttgtttttaaatagtttattaaatttctttcattttaacaaataaagatttaatataCTTACAATACAATTATCATCTGATACagattttttatctattcgatacattattaatttatatatacaataaccAGCCATGGTACAAATTACAAACCCAATGGTTGTGTCTACACCATTTTTTAGGGGTGATTTTAAAATATccattttttacaaaatgctgtaaaaagatacaaaaatatataagatta is part of the Vespa crabro chromosome 21, iyVesCrab1.2, whole genome shotgun sequence genome and encodes:
- the LOC124431371 gene encoding tetratricopeptide repeat protein 28 — encoded protein: MSHRDISEVEPEGTSALAAGSRSLFLETVRRSNAACQNGDYALAATLYTEALALDPLSHVLYSNRSAARLKMGLFALALQDAVRATELSPQWPKAYYRQGVALQCLGRHGEALVAFSTGLAHDPSNCQLLSGLVEASLKSPLRPTLEPTFQQLRAMKLDESSFVVISVVGQELLGAGQYKAAAGVLEAALTIGSCSLKLRGSVFSALSSAYWALNSLDKAINYMQQDLGVARSLGDTQGECRAHGNLGSAYFSKGSYKEALTAHRYQLVLAMKCKDTQAAASALTSLGHVYTAIGDLPNALASHKQCVQLVKQMGDRLQEAREIGNVGAVYLAMGEFESAVDCHTQHLRIARRLGDRVEEAKAFSNLGSSHHYCRNFGQAMAYHENVLRIAQELGDRAIETRAYAGLGHAARCAGDLAQAKLWHQRQLDVALATKDKVAEGRACSNLGIVYQLLGEHDAALKLHQAHLGIARALGDRAGMGRAYGNIGNAYNALGYYEQAIKYHKQELTISKEVNDRSSEASTHGNLAVAYQAVQGHEAALRHYRAHLAIARELKDTAGEACALLNLANCLSSRGRFEEAVPYYEHYLMLSQELHDVEGEAKACHFLGYAHYCLGNHREAVRYYDQDLALAKDLQDKSGMGRAYCNLGLAHLALENLDTALECQKYYLAIAHMTKHLAGKFRALGNIGDCLLRLGEAEEAIKMHQRQLNLARQAADRSLEAAAYGALGIAHRATKNLDKALGFHTQELTLRQEAGDLRGECRAHGNLGAVHMALGQYTHAVKCYQEQLERAKELADSGVEAQALGNLGIARLNMAHYEDAIGYFEQQLATLEPLTTGTSLLDKARALGNLGDCYEALGDPEEAIKCHEQQLAAAIKLKSIRDQERAYRGLGRAREASGNLQEALVCFEKRLVTAHEVDSPEARGAAYGDLGRVHAALGNHEQAVSCLSHQLALARGLGDKAAEAEAASGLGAVHLLMDDPNSALRHHQLELSIAEGLNAAGLQARACANLAMTQEALGQYEEAIRLQEQSLSLAAAAGDQLARAAAFSSLGRLHHLCGDLSRALSYLQSGLSLSEGLGRREEAARLKYRLGLVHWEAGEATTSVEHLEKAANLLESLDGSSSSLICGQPSKNELLTETYRMLQKVLISLNRAEEALNWAERSRRSRTNSLDDTAHYSEIIDRQRGMILYYSEVGNELHAWCLAPGRGLLRFHSTTLDDGMTLEQKVLQAREALLDESNELAEESTKIPTRGHHLNASSYSLSSLFSVGSVSSRAGSARWGRGVKGPTWQSPLPIQLLYDLLLAPFEDLLPPVRKELIMVVEKSLYLAPFPALQSNPGEDYLCERFSLLIVPSLAALKKRSKTPMPEGGATVAALVAGNPTLPEDIREEYGWPESAASTETESEIVAELLEARALIGVEATRSAVLRSLPDAECVHLTVPVFWNSTSLALTSDQCEEGTEKPAYLLSSSDILKLRISARLVVISSGHCWNSTENTAPSSDGIQNLTKALLNAGAQCVLIGMWAVPPTAGSILLRAFYSAMLQGARASRALAEAMQTVQHTRHFAHPANWAGWLLIGGDARLSNKVALMGQALAELLRGGPEQSRDALRVTLHLVEKSLQRIHRGQKNAMYTTQRSIENKVGTAAGWRELLMSVGFRFEPAGNGIPSSVFFPQSDPEERLTRCSASLQALLGLGPSSLHALARLLQAPEAAEDVIAAMRRASCATEGQEISLPVQVWRAPGSHELFASLGFDLMEVGQSEVTLRTGKQASRRAVQFALQALLALFDTQEAPKSLSIDSSSSMESLASVANTEKNVIERPRLGGAFASYVRHRGEPDGKTMEPPNIPITISRQQCQSGGGESDVAFTPSPPVALNLNHQTRIRNLYPDQNVRPGSSSSSSVTDWDNGHATVLRRQPLPPLPTTVLERLSVRTEVGSNAPRKPRHPTTNEDICSQTDSTQATETHPQNLRNIATSLTSLTRELTPTISEVYHERNLGLGLAPSLSKLLEEVSSVPEREEIQTSRTNHNQTQNWIQNDTELCRRDEADGRSIAESQCSATSSNKIHRKAPPPPV
- the LOC124431373 gene encoding peptidyl-tRNA hydrolase 2, mitochondrial-like; amino-acid sequence: MDILKSPLKNGVDTTIGFVICTMAGYCIYKLIMYRIDKKSVSDDNCIAYSEFDDNQDCKLVLVVRSDLKMGKGKVVAQCAHAAVAAYKIAQKYPPILKAWENSGQIKVTVKVNNEDELRAIAKAARDAGLITNVIQDAGRTQVAPGSRTVCGVGPGPAHLVNLVTGRLKLY